One Scophthalmus maximus strain ysfricsl-2021 chromosome 9, ASM2237912v1, whole genome shotgun sequence genomic region harbors:
- the LOC118319324 gene encoding uncharacterized protein LOC118319324 isoform X3 has translation MSHCGLQLVVTSSCVLVKMNLVVTSSCVLVKMKTVLCTLHQSLTVDEESLAARGAAEFLPGHSALSGSLSIIIIVVVGLLNSTEAPAGGIKSRFGPSNSGPASALGTFPRIQYLSKHRRDFSAGDGPARTGRWAASSGRPRVLPPRRPSTSALSACQHPEPGAAVPRTPERCWLRPEPVPPGPDACQHHDHAA, from the exons ATGAGTCACTGTGGATTACAGCTGGTCGTCACTTCATCCTGTGTTCTTGTTAAAATGAATCTGGTCGTCACTTCATCCTGTGTTCTTGTTAAGATGAAAACGGTTCTTTGCACTTTACACCAG TCCCTGACCGTGGATGAAGAAAGTCTCGCAGCCAGAGGAGCAGCTGAGTTTTTGCCTGGTCACAGTGCGCTGTCTGGTTccctctccatcatcatcatcgtcgtcgtcgggCTGTTGAACTCCACAGAGGCGCCGGCTGGAG GGATCAAGTCCAGATTCGGTCCATCCAACAG CGGGCCCGCCTCTGCGCTCGGGACCTTTCCAAGAATCCAATACCTGTCCAAGCACAGAAGAGACTTCTCAGCAGGGGACGGCCCCGCGAG GACGGGGAGGTGGGCTGCGTCTTCGGGAAGACCCCGCGTCCTTCCTCCAAGACGTCCCAGTACGAGTGCATTGTCCGCCTGTCAACACCCAGAACCAGGGGCGGCGGTTCCCAGGACGCCGG AACGCTGCTGGCTCCGACCGGAGCCCGTTCCTCCGGGTCCAGATGCCTGTCAGCACCACGACCACGCGGCCTAA
- the LOC118319438 gene encoding snRNA-activating protein complex subunit 1-like has product MPRTAPLYSEFFHEPLTEDVEELLARFQHSDTVRYEGFSALWRQMRFSDAFTGVTSAGEMKKFCRVALATAVSYFLPPYSYQIRVGGLYLMFAFYHAQPAVPPVNIRLALRDWPLVQKFLRDTVDAGHYDVLYVYRKLVSAKAVHYTAMPHFLTFQKQRRPKRATVCAEFLGRATAVQELLSADVLEEVANVHGQYEQLMEATPEVSGKVTAVAHRDLASRLQGCASGFLAWQQKTFSPNGDKDSEDDDDDEKEVKPGEGESSSSARARLLSSIKHKSYSGVQEAPKSRRHRQVEAADSSSSGAEQVQEKKIRPPSLRARTQESLGVVQEESKAQAWLLSAPEKHHRVPVRRTNQRPPLKP; this is encoded by the coding sequence ATGCCGCGCACCGCGCCCCTCTACTCGGAGTTCTTCCACGAGCCGCTGACCGAGGacgtggaggagctgctggccCGGTTCCAGCACAGCGACACCGTGAGGTACGAGGGCTTCTCCGCCCTCTGGCGGCAGATGCGCTTCTCCGACGCGTTCACGGGCGTCACGAGCGCGGGAGAGATGAAGAAGTTCTGCAGGGTGGCGCTGGCCACGGCCGTGAGCTACTTCCTGCCGCCGTACAGCTACCAGATCCGAGTGGGCGGCTTGTACCTGATGTTCGCGTTCTACCACGCGCAGCCCGCCGTGCCCCCCGTGAACATCCGCCTGGCCCTGAGGGACTGGCCCCTGGTGCAGAAGTTCCTGAGAGACACCGTGGACGCCGGGCATTACGACGTGCTCTACGTCTACCGGAAGCTGGTTTCGGCCAAGGCCGTCCACTACACCGCCATGCCGCATTTCCTCACCTTCCAGAAGCAGAGGAGACCGAAGAGGGCGACCGTGTGCGCGGAGTTCCTGGGGAGGGCCACGGCCGTGCAGGAGCTGCTCTCCGCAGACGTCCTGGAGGAGGTGGCCAACGTCCACGGCCAGTACGAGCAGCTGATGGAGGCCACGCCGGAGGTCAGCGGCAAGGTCACCGCCGTGGCCCACCGGGACCTCGCCTCCCGCCTGCAAGGCTGCGCGTCGGGGTTCCTCGCGTGGCAGCAGAAGACCTTCTCGCCCAACGGCGACAAGGACTctgaagacgacgacgacgacgagaaggaggtgaagCCGGGCGAGGGCGAGTCCAGCAGCAGCGCCCGGGCCCGCCTCCTGTCCTCCATCAAGCACAAGAGCTACAGTGGCGTGCAAGAGGCGCCCAAGTCCCGGAGGCACCGTCAGGTCGAGGCGGCGGACTCCTCCAGCTCGGGCGCGGAGCAGGTGCAGGAGAAGAAGATCAGGCCTCCGTCGCTGCGGGCCCGGACCCAGGAGAGTCTCGGGGTGGTGCAGGAGGAGAGCAAGGCGCAGGCCTGGCTCCTGAGCGCTCCGGAGAAGCACCACAGGGTCCCGGTGAGGAGGACCAACCAAAGGCCACCGCTCAAACCGTGA
- the hopx gene encoding homeodomain-only protein: MASQAIGLPPLSEEQVKVLEENFKGCRFPDGTTLMLIAAECGLSEEDTLKWFKLRNAKWRQAEGFPAELGSVLD, from the exons ATGGCCTCGCAGGCGATCGGGCTTCCGCCTCTGTCCGAGGAGCAGGTCAAAGTGCTGGAGGAGAACTTCAAGGGCTGCAGGTTCCCGGACGGCACGACGCTCATGCTGATCGCCGCCGAGTGCGGACTGTCGGAGGAGGACACGCTG AAATGGTTCAAGCTACGCAACGCAAAGTGGCGGCAGGCGGAGGGTTTCCCAGCTGAACTGGGCTCGGTGTTGGACTGA
- the LOC118319324 gene encoding uncharacterized protein LOC118319324 isoform X2, which yields MSHCGLQLVVTSSCVLVKMNLVVTSSCVLVKMKTVLCTLHQSLTVDEESLAARGAAEFLPGHSALSGSLSIIIIVVVGLLNSTEAPAGGIKSRFGPSNSGPASALGTFPRIQYLSKHRRDFSAGDGPARKDGEVGCVFGKTPRPSSKTSQYECIVRLSTPRTRGGGSQDAGTLLAPTGARSSGSRCLSAPRPRGLMTRKTPGQTMTALSAV from the exons ATGAGTCACTGTGGATTACAGCTGGTCGTCACTTCATCCTGTGTTCTTGTTAAAATGAATCTGGTCGTCACTTCATCCTGTGTTCTTGTTAAGATGAAAACGGTTCTTTGCACTTTACACCAG TCCCTGACCGTGGATGAAGAAAGTCTCGCAGCCAGAGGAGCAGCTGAGTTTTTGCCTGGTCACAGTGCGCTGTCTGGTTccctctccatcatcatcatcgtcgtcgtcgggCTGTTGAACTCCACAGAGGCGCCGGCTGGAG GGATCAAGTCCAGATTCGGTCCATCCAACAG CGGGCCCGCCTCTGCGCTCGGGACCTTTCCAAGAATCCAATACCTGTCCAAGCACAGAAGAGACTTCTCAGCAGGGGACGGCCCCGCGAG GAAGGACGGGGAGGTGGGCTGCGTCTTCGGGAAGACCCCGCGTCCTTCCTCCAAGACGTCCCAGTACGAGTGCATTGTCCGCCTGTCAACACCCAGAACCAGGGGCGGCGGTTCCCAGGACGCCGG AACGCTGCTGGCTCCGACCGGAGCCCGTTCCTCCGGGTCCAGATGCCTGTCAGCACCACGACCACGCGGCCTAATGACTCGCAAAACTCCCGGCCAGACGATGACCGCACTGAGTGCTGTGTGA
- the LOC118319324 gene encoding uncharacterized protein LOC118319324 isoform X1, translated as MSHCGLQLVVTSSCVLVKMNLVVTSSCVLVKMKTVLCTLHQSLTVDEESLAARGAAEFLPGHSALSGSLSIIIIVVVGLLNSTEAPAGGGESTLSSLKVEMRDQVQIRSIQQRARLCARDLSKNPIPVQAQKRLLSRGRPREDGEVGCVFGKTPRPSSKTSQYECIVRLSTPRTRGGGSQDAGTLLAPTGARSSGSRCLSAPRPRGLMTRKTPGQTMTALSAV; from the exons ATGAGTCACTGTGGATTACAGCTGGTCGTCACTTCATCCTGTGTTCTTGTTAAAATGAATCTGGTCGTCACTTCATCCTGTGTTCTTGTTAAGATGAAAACGGTTCTTTGCACTTTACACCAG TCCCTGACCGTGGATGAAGAAAGTCTCGCAGCCAGAGGAGCAGCTGAGTTTTTGCCTGGTCACAGTGCGCTGTCTGGTTccctctccatcatcatcatcgtcgtcgtcgggCTGTTGAACTCCACAGAGGCGCCGGCTGGAG GCGGCGAGTCGACGCTTTCCAGCCTGAAAGTGGAGATGAG GGATCAAGTCCAGATTCGGTCCATCCAACAG CGGGCCCGCCTCTGCGCTCGGGACCTTTCCAAGAATCCAATACCTGTCCAAGCACAGAAGAGACTTCTCAGCAGGGGACGGCCCCGCGAG GACGGGGAGGTGGGCTGCGTCTTCGGGAAGACCCCGCGTCCTTCCTCCAAGACGTCCCAGTACGAGTGCATTGTCCGCCTGTCAACACCCAGAACCAGGGGCGGCGGTTCCCAGGACGCCGG AACGCTGCTGGCTCCGACCGGAGCCCGTTCCTCCGGGTCCAGATGCCTGTCAGCACCACGACCACGCGGCCTAATGACTCGCAAAACTCCCGGCCAGACGATGACCGCACTGAGTGCTGTGTGA
- the arl9 gene encoding ADP-ribosylation factor-like protein 9, whose protein sequence is MFGWRAAGVLGASAAAAGGVAYFVWSLATTTTPDTGPAEEGGGSPAREAEDKDEEEREESEEATAGQTVAGEDAESPVAADESRPGKSGRTQVLVLGLDGAGKTSLLHRLASGGLEQDMQPTQGFNAVSINREDMHVEFLEIGGKEELRPYWQKYMSRALLLVFVVDSSSPQLFSVAKRHLHELLTSDPSLPLMVLANKQDLPGACSITDLHDALSLSEVGDRRLFLIGTHAKKKAELSSGLQDARDLIVQMVCEGR, encoded by the exons ATGTTCGGCTGGAGGGCAGCCGGTGTCCTCGGGGCCTCGGCCGCTGCAGCGGGAGGCGTCGCGTACTTCGTCTGGAGCCtcgcgacgacgacgacgcctGACACCGGGCCCGCGGAGGAGGGCGGTGGAAGTCCCGCTCGGGAGGCAGAAGacaaggatgaggaggagagggaggagagtgaggaggcgACGGCCGGACAAACTGTCGCGGGCGAAGACGCCGAGTCGCCTGTTGCTGCGGACGAG TCCAGGCCCGGCAAGTCTGGGAGGAcgcaggttctggttctgggtctggaCGGAGCCGGCAAAACCAGTCTGCTGCACCGCCTGGCCTCGGGCGGCCTGGAGCAGGACATGCAGCCGACTCAGGGCTTCAACGCCGTCTCCATCAACAGGGAGGACATGCACGTGGAGTTCCTCGAAA TTGGCGGTAAAGAGGAGCTGCGACCGTACTGGCAGAAGTACATGTCCAGGGCTCTTCTGCTGGTGTTCGTTGTCGACTCCTCCAGCCCACAGCTCTTCTCTGTCGCCAAGAGACACTTACACGagctgctgacctctgaccccagccTGCCTTTAATGGTGCTGGCCAACAAACAG GATCTCCCGGGCGCCTGCAGCATCACCGACCTCCACGACGCCCTGTCCCTGTCCGAGGTCGGGGACCGCAGGTTGTTCCTCATCGGGACCCACGCGAAGAAGAAGGCGGAGCTGAGCTCGGGCCTTCAGGACGCTCGGGACCTGATCGTCCAGATGGTCTGTGAGGGCAGATGA
- the LOC118319324 gene encoding uncharacterized protein LOC118319324 isoform X4 produces MSHCGLQLVVTSSCVLVKMNLVVTSSCVLVKMKTVLCTLHQSLTVDEESLAARGAAEFLPGHSALSGSLSIIIIVVVGLLNSTEAPAGGGESTLSSLKVEMRDQVQIRSIQQRARLCARDLSKNPIPVQAQKRLLSRGRPREEGRGGGLRLREDPASFLQDVPVRVHCPPVNTQNQGRRFPGRRVKKTPIRH; encoded by the exons ATGAGTCACTGTGGATTACAGCTGGTCGTCACTTCATCCTGTGTTCTTGTTAAAATGAATCTGGTCGTCACTTCATCCTGTGTTCTTGTTAAGATGAAAACGGTTCTTTGCACTTTACACCAG TCCCTGACCGTGGATGAAGAAAGTCTCGCAGCCAGAGGAGCAGCTGAGTTTTTGCCTGGTCACAGTGCGCTGTCTGGTTccctctccatcatcatcatcgtcgtcgtcgggCTGTTGAACTCCACAGAGGCGCCGGCTGGAG GCGGCGAGTCGACGCTTTCCAGCCTGAAAGTGGAGATGAG GGATCAAGTCCAGATTCGGTCCATCCAACAG CGGGCCCGCCTCTGCGCTCGGGACCTTTCCAAGAATCCAATACCTGTCCAAGCACAGAAGAGACTTCTCAGCAGGGGACGGCCCCGCGAG GAAGGACGGGGAGGTGGGCTGCGTCTTCGGGAAGACCCCGCGTCCTTCCTCCAAGACGTCCCAGTACGAGTGCATTGTCCGCCTGTCAACACCCAGAACCAGGGGCGGCGGTTCCCAGGACGCCGGGTAAAAAAGACCCCCATCAGACACTGA